ACTGAATATGGCGAACATAATAAGAGGCTACCACATTTGCGTGGTAGCCTCTTTTGCAGCGCTTTGTGGCTACTCACATTCCGAAGACGTGTTTTCCGAGGAATTTACCTACAATGGTGATGATTGGGCCAAGGAAGAGTGCCATGAGAACGATGCCGATGTTTGGAATGCCTCCAAAGAGGACTCCCAGGATGATCACAAGGAAATCGTAAGCTATACGGATCATTGCGAAGGGGACCTTTTTGAGTACACGCACAGATAATATCTGTGGAATTGCATCGTAGGGTGAAACTCCCATATTTGCGTTGATATAGAAGGAAACTGATATGATGAAGAGAAAAAGAGCCAGTGCGAAGATGACAGCTCTTGAGGGCATATCAGTAAAGTAGTGCTCTGGTATTGTCTTTTCCCAAAGCCAGCAGAAGAAATCTGCTATGTAACCTATAAAAACCATGTTGGCAATTGTTCCAAAGCCGATAAATTTTCGGCCAAAGAGAATAACAATTATAAACAGCACAGAATTAAGAAGCAGCTGCCAGTTACCAAAGCTGATGCCAAGGAATCTGGATATAGTGAGGTTCATAAAGGTACATGGATCTGTGCCAAGATTAACCTTGATGAGAAATGATAAAAAGAATCCCATAAAGAAAACACCGATATTCATGATGATAAGGCGCTTTTTGAAATCCTTCTGTGTAAGATAGTCTTTAAACCATTTTTGGAGTGAGTCTAACATAATAAATTCCTTTTTTTAAATTATAGTTTATACCGATAATACTGAGACTTCCTGAGAAATTATTATTCCACAATGTGAAGAGCCCAGTACTGATTCCTGTAATTGATGAGAACCGGGGCATTTACAAAGGCTTCATCG
The sequence above is a segment of the Butyrivibrio proteoclasticus B316 genome. Coding sequences within it:
- a CDS encoding YczE/YyaS/YitT family protein, translated to MLDSLQKWFKDYLTQKDFKKRLIIMNIGVFFMGFFLSFLIKVNLGTDPCTFMNLTISRFLGISFGNWQLLLNSVLFIIVILFGRKFIGFGTIANMVFIGYIADFFCWLWEKTIPEHYFTDMPSRAVIFALALFLFIISVSFYINANMGVSPYDAIPQILSVRVLKKVPFAMIRIAYDFLVIILGVLFGGIPNIGIVLMALFLGPIITIVGKFLGKHVFGM